The Synchiropus splendidus isolate RoL2022-P1 chromosome 8, RoL_Sspl_1.0, whole genome shotgun sequence genome has a window encoding:
- the fzd4 gene encoding frizzled-4 produces the protein MLGALVWITGALLCPVLGFGDEVEEMTCDPIRISMCQGLGYNVTKMPNLVGNVLQLDAELQLTTFTPLIQCGCSSQLKFFLCSVYVPMCTDKVPIPIGPCGSMCLSVKRKCLPVLQEFGFIWPEELNCSLFPPQNDHNHMCMEGPADEEPPYHPVRLPPHLEECQALGTAPDQYTWLKQTDSCAFQCGYDSGLYRRGAKVFTDAWMAVWAVLCFLSTTLTVLTFLLDSQRFSYPERPIIFLSMCCNLYSVAYLVRMTLGRERVSCDLDSTAVPILVQEGLKSTGCAIVFLLLYFFGMASSIWWVILTLTWFLAAGLKWGHEAIEMHSSYFHIAAWAIPAVKTIVILIMRLVDADDLTGLCYVGNQQQEALTGFVVAPLATYLLIGTLFICAGLVALFKIRSNLQKDGAKTDKLERLMVKIGVFSVLYTVPASTVIGCYLYQLSNWAEFRSTTQDSYVASEMLRIFMSLLVGITSGMWIWSAKTLHTWQRCSARLFRDSKAGRGGKRAPGQGWMKPGKGNETVV, from the exons ATGCTGGGGGCGCTGGTGTGGATCACCGGCGCGCTTCTGTGCCCGGTCCTGGGCTTTGGGGACGAAGTGGAGGAGATGACCTGCGACCCGATCCGGATCAGCATGTGCCAGGGTCTGGGTTATAACGTCACCAAGATGCCCAACCTGGTGGGCAACGTGCTGCAGTTGGACGCGGAGCTGCAGCTGACCACGTTCACACCGCTGATCCAGTGCGGCTGCTCCAGCCAGCTCAAG TTCTTCCTGTGCTCTGTGTATGTGCCCATGTGCACGGACAAAGTTCCTATTCCCATCGGTCCATGTGGCAGCATGTGCCTGTCCGTCAAGAGAAAATGTCTTCCAGTGCTGCAGGAGTTTGGCTTTATCTGGCCCGAG GAGCTCAACTGCAGCCTTTTCCCGCCTCAGAACGACCACAACCACATGTGCATGGAGGGTCCTGCGGATGAGGAGCCTCCCTACCATCCGGTCCGCCTTCCGCCCCACCTGGAGGAGTGCCAGGCGCTGGGGACCGCCCCCGACCAGTACACCTGGCTGAAGCAGACCGACAGCTGCGCCTTCCAGTGCGGCTACGACAGTGGGCTCTACAGAAGAGGGGCCAAGGTCTTCACCGACGCCTGGATGGCTGTTTGGGCtgtgctctgcttcctctcgaCCACTCTGACTGTCCTTACGTTTCTGTTGGACTCACAACGCTTCTCGTACCCGGAAAGGcccatcatcttcctctccatGTGCTGCAACCTGTACAGTGTTGCCTACCTG GTACGGATGACCCTCGGAAGGGAACGTGTTTCCTGTGACCTGGATTCCACAGCGGTTCCAATTCTAGTACAGGAAGGGCTCAAGAGCACGGGCTGCGccatcgtcttcctcctcctttatTTCTTCGGCATGGCTTCTTCAATTTG GTGGGTGATCCTGACCCTGACGTGGTTTCTGGCTGCTGGACTCAAATGGGGCCACGAGGCAATTGAAATGCACAGTTCCTATTTCCACATCGCCGCCTGGGCGATACCAGCTGTCAAAACCATCGTCATACTGATCATGAGGCTGGTGGACGCGGACGATCTGACGGGACTCTGCTATGTTGGCaaccagcagcaggaggcgctcacAGGATTTGTGGTTGCACCGTTGGCCACATATCTTCTCATAG GCACCCTCTTCATCTGCGCTGGACTGGTTGCCCTCTTCAAGATCCGCTCCAATCTCCAGAAAGATGGCGCCAAGACAGACAAGCTCGAACGGTTGATGGTGAAGATCGGAGTGTTTTCGGTTCTCTATACAGTTCCGGCTTCAACAGTCATCGGCTGTTACCTCTACCAGCTTTCAAACTGGGCGGAGTTCCGGAGCACTACGCAAGACTCGTATGTGGCATCTGAAATGCTACGGATTTTTATGTCCCTGCTGGTGGGCATCACGTCAGGTATGTGGATTTGGTCGGCAAAGACGCTCCACACCTGGCAACGCTGCTCGGCCCGTCTGTTCAGGGACAGCAAGGCGGGTCGAGGCGGCAAGAGGGCGCCGGGACAAGGCTGGATGAAGCCAGGGAAAGGAAATGAGACAGTGGTATGA